Part of the Zingiber officinale cultivar Zhangliang chromosome 6A, Zo_v1.1, whole genome shotgun sequence genome, GATTTAGGCCTTGCCACGGAGCTGCTGCAACTGAATCCCTCTGCAAGCACTCGGTGCCCTCAAGGTTACCCTCCGGCACCATCTGATGAGTATCTGAACAACTAATTGGCATGCCATAAGAACTGACAATTGGATCGAGGGGACTCGTTACGAGTAATTCTTCAAGCAGAGAATTGAGTGGGAGGAGATCAATGAGATGAGGATTAATGCCTGAGCAAGGCTCTGGGGGATTAGGAGTACTCATGAGTTGAACAAGGTTTTGCAGCATCTGCAAATTGGCGACTTGCATGAGGAGGGCGTTTAAGTTTGCTAGGGAAGGGAGCTGATCGTGGGTGACAGGGTCGATGCCCATTCTGAGGAGCTTCTTCTTCAGGCGTGTGTTCCAGTGGTTCTTGATCTCATTGTCAGTGCGTCCAGGCAGGAACGACGAGATCTTCGACCACCTAAAAGAAGTATAAATAGTTCTTGTGAAGAGAAATGCAGTTTTTAATTTAGTCGGAAACTGAAATAAATAAATCATGCATACTTGTTTCCGAGGAGTGAATGGAGGTGAACGATCTGGCGTTCTTCTTCATCAGAGAACTGGCCCCTCTTGATGCCGGGCCGGAGGTAGTTATTCCACCGGAGCCGGCAGCTCTTCCCGCACCGGTTGAGGCCGGCATTCTCTGGTAGGCTCCTCCAGCTCCGGTGGCCGTGGAGTTGAACGTATTCGATGAGCTTCCTGTCCTCCTCCGGAGTCCATGGCCCCTTCTTTACGTCAGTCTTTGTCTCTTTGCAGCAAGGAGACCTCCCCATGGATTGCTAAGCTGATATTTAATTTGTAGCTGCAACAAAGTGGATGGAGACATAGATATATATACACAGGGAATTGAAAAGAAGATAGAGACTTTTagattatttataaattataacgaTTACAAATTAAAGAAGTCAAATTGTTAATGGTTATATTTCGGTTTATGGTTCAACATGAGTTGTTATTGACTTTGGTGGTGCACAACATTTTGTTGGAACAAGTAGACTTGTATTATAAATAGGAAGGTTCCCTTTTACTGACAAGAACACTATAAAGTTCAAAAAATATACTCATCCGTCAGGGCTCAAGATTTTCTTCCTCATTCATATGTCATCGTCCTCAAGAAATTCATGCATGTTTTGCTCCTCTTAGTCAAATATTTCTTCTCCTTCTACAGTTGATTAGTTTAACTCCCCTCATCCAACACTCCCTTAAATTTTTGCAGATTATTGCTACTCACTGTGTTCTTCAAAACTGTTAGCCAAGTCAAAATTGGTTTCATGAATCATGATTGATTCATCAAGTAGTTATTTGGTGACTGCAATGGATTTTGCTGACAAATTAGTACTGAAAAATTTAGTCTTTTACCATCCAAAAGGTTAGTCAAAGAGGATCCTCAAAGTTTGTCATCAAATCATTCAATGAATGAATAGATTTAGATGGCGGCCTTGCTTTATGACAACCAACAGCAATCACTctcagataaaaataataaaataactctTAAAGAAATGAAGTCACCTTGCTAATTATATTTGTAAATGGTGGTGACACCTAATGAATGACCTCAATTTGGGGCAGTAAGTTAAACAAGATATAGACTTGAATAATTTTCAAGTCTATATCTTCAGGTGCATGTGTATTACGTCCAAGATCTAGACTTGTAATTGAGTCAACCTGTACAAATATAGTTTTCAATAATTTAAAGCATGCATACGTAGTGATAAAGAAATATATAAAGTTTGACGAGAAAAAGATTCATATAATACTTGTTTTGCATTTAAACTAATGATGTATAAAAATCTCCACGCattcagaaaaaaaaacaaaacttagGAATATGATAAATTTTAAGCATTTAATTTGCTAACTAAAGAAATAGAAAACCACTAAAAAAGAGGGCTTAAACGTCTTTTattcttaatttaactttacttgtTAATATACACATAATCTACATAATTAACACAGCGCACACGGTTCCCTTGCATGTCTGCAATTTAGTAGCATGACTCTCAAATTGCTCAAGCATGGCAAATCCAGAAACCGTTTGGCTCAGCCAAAGGGAATAAATCAACTACATGGCATGGCCTTGCTAGTAAAGTCATTAAATGCCACAAACTGTATGATCTTCATGGGACAGCAACTGTCATAAACCGATGATTCAATACTGCTGCTGCAATTGGACGTTGACGGTAATCAGGGTTCAGCATTGCCTGAAtaataagaaaaagggaaagcAGCCTAAGTTGAAATGAGTGTTCGACTACTAAAGCATTGATGTTAGGACCCATTAATTAATGTGTTAGGACCCACAAATAAGCACAACTATCAACCAATAAACATTAGAAATTCAAGAATATAACAACAGGAAGAGGATTACGAAAGCCCGAGGTCTCTCATTCCCCATTGCAAGATGAGTGCCAGACTATTTAGGTTGCTTGGGAAAAGAAATGAGAAGCGCCAAAGTTTTCTCTGATTTTTCTCAAACAGTTAATTCTCCTGAGGAAGCTAATGAACCGCCATGgttcttagtggatcaggtggaATGATGGTTTGCTAAGAGAGATTATGGCATCGAAGCTCACTTGACCGTGTGAGTTGAGGAGCGAGGTAATAACTTCATGTTAGAACTTAAAAGAGTAACTTGTTTGTAATAACATACCTTTTGTTATTGTGTTACAAAGAGATAACAACATTTCATTTAAGAAAATAATATGCCAAAAAGTGTAATTCCTTAAATCTATTTCTTCAAAAGGTCATACGCTGATCCCGGATGCCCCACACGGCTGGCCCCATAGTCATTTGTAGAGGGGTAAATTAGAAAACCAAGCAGGTCATCACATGGGAGGTATTTCCGTCGGCTTCGCCAGGAATCGGCCCTTGCCTATTACTGCAAATCTACCATGTGGTGACCAGCTTAGCTATGCCCTGGGGCGTAATTCCTTAAATCTTTGAACAATACTTACAGATGATTGAGATATGAAAATAATGATAATTTGCTGAGAGAACTTTAAGAAATATAAAATGTGACAACACAGATGCTAACCTGAAGCAACTCCCAGCCAGCACCATCTCCCAGATCTAGAAACTTGACAGCTTCTGATAATCGATCATCTGCAGAACAGTACCTGCAGAAGAAAAATATAATCAACTCAAAAAGTATGTCGTCAATAATTAAAAGGAtgcataaatgatatcatttgtCAGATAACATAACAAAACTGAGAAAATATTTACTGTATTGCATGCAAAGATTTACAATAGTTGCATAGAATACAACTGTGGCGTGAATATGACGAGCAAATAAATCTGTAGCACTGCAAtataatgaaagaaaataaatttgTAGCTTTGCTGAGAAAACAAAGTAAATAATTGCAGTTTAATCATCAGCATCTCTATGGAAAGAAAAAATGGAATGGGATTTGAGAACaagaggaaaataaaacaaacaagggCTTTAATGCAAAAATTGGTCAAACCCACAGC contains:
- the LOC121996761 gene encoding transcription factor MYB74-like, which gives rise to MGRSPCCKETKTDVKKGPWTPEEDRKLIEYVQLHGHRSWRSLPENAGLNRCGKSCRLRWNNYLRPGIKRGQFSDEEERQIVHLHSLLGNKWSKISSFLPGRTDNEIKNHWNTRLKKKLLRMGIDPVTHDQLPSLANLNALLMQVANLQMLQNLVQLMSTPNPPEPCSGINPHLIDLLPLNSLLEELLVTSPLDPIVSSYGMPISCSDTHQMVPEGNLEGTECLQRDSVAAAPWQGLNLAEQEFSWKDILDQINSPNED